The genomic region CGAAATATGCTTCGGTGGAAGGCGGCTCTTCATAACACTGAAGACCATGCTCCGTTTCCTAATAAGCACTTGAAAATACAAGGTCTGCGTTTTCTACACTGCAAAGCTGTCTTTTAGATGATGTCATCGCTCCCCTCGCAGGGTTACTGGGGTTTGTGTTCAAATGATCTCCGAGTGGGCGTCAGAGGTGTCTCTCTGCGGCTTGATCTTTACCTGGCTTGTTTCAGGTGTCCCGAGAGTTTAGCTCCCTGCTGTATCAGTATCACTGGGTCAGGCATGGAGAAAGTGCCCCGTGTCGATGACCGGCTCTTCCATTGTGCGTCAGTCCTGTGCTCCGCTAACCGCTCAACCAGCTCCATGTTCAGCCTTTCACTCCCCTGCCATCACTTGATTGTAATTGCCGAGGCTGCGGATTACTCAGTGGTTTTAAGTAGAGATGTAGGCGGAGGATAgggcaggcatacacacacgttcATCCATGGTTTCCCGaagcgcgcatacacacacacacgcgcatacacacacacacacacacacacacacacacacacacacaaaggggcaCGCACACATTCTTTCACACCTATCGTGTTCCACCATGGGAGTTGTTTGAATTCCATAGCTCTGATGTCAGCAGAGGCAGGTTCCTGTGAAGGCTGCTATACTTCTGAAGTACTTCCTGTGTGAACATTTTCAAAGAGGAGCTCTTTCAAGGCCCTCCACAGTGCTCCTCAATGCTCCCTGGAACCACTTGAGATCCTTATATTCTCTGGTCGGGTTCCATCTCCGAGCTTCTAAGGAGGCCTCTATCTCCAAATCTGGCGGTGCTCGAAAAAAACCTTTCTTCCATGTCTACTGAATGACATCTGCAAAGCATTTGATTCTTCAAGTTTCAAGTTGACGTCTCACGGGCTGGTGATGTTTGTTAACCCAGCCGTGTCGTTCAGGATTTGTCATGTATTGGCGTGCATATAAAACACATCGCCAAAGAGCTCGTCCTGTGAGACATTGACCATTTTGATGTTTTATTTCCTATTTGCGCTCAGTTTATTTGTGCCTCCCCAACGttcatgtgtctgtttgtgtcttttCTCCTGTCAGGAAGAGAAGCCGCAGCAGAGCTACGGCAACATGGAGGTGGCCAATAAGACGCAGGCTCCGCCCCTTCCCAGAAGCAGTTTTGAGAGGACAATAACGGTTGTCCGGGGCAACCGTAGCCTTGGTATGTTAACAGTGTTTTTCATGGCGTtggcgtctctgtgtgtgtacatcattGGTACGGCGATGATAGATGGTTTGGAGGTCACGGATGATTTTTGAGTGTGTAtccagggagagaagggaaaaagagagtggggggggggcaggaaaaacagggaggggaagagagacagtgagagagaaagagagagaggaataacaACAAAGCATGAGCTGGCCTGTACTTTTCATGATGCGTACCATGCAATGTCTGTGGTGGCGTTATGTTTCCTATTTGTTGAATGTAAATGAAACAGAAACAGTTGTGGTATTGTTAGCACGTGCGATTGGAAGACTGTATTTTGAGAgtggtactgtatgtgtttgtttgacctTCCTACAACGAATGTACAGTTTGTAAAGTTGCTCCGAGGAGAGCAATCGGCTGTGGAATGTAAAATGAGTGAAATGAGATACTTTCAAACTGAAATTGAGTGGAGTTAAGCTGGAAAATGTTGCACTTTTTTTCAAGGGCACTATGCTGTGAAATTACGTATGTGGAAAGAAATTGCCATGGAATCAAACTGTGCTGGTTGCTAATAGCTACTCTAGCACTGCTACAGTATTACATTATTTTAGGTGTCATATTTTTAGCAGGCTGGTAGAATTCTGTTCTGGTTTTGTACTGTAGTTGGCAAACAAACAGGTTGTTTTTGAGATAGTGCTGCAGAACGTTATTTATGAATGCTCAGTCAGAATGTCCTTGCGTGAGCATCCATAGCGTATGAATGGTTAAGGAATTGTGGTTGCTTTCTAGTATTATTTTTGTCTGTTCTAAAGCTGCTTGTTAAAAAAGTTAGTACTTCAAAGTTGAGGTGTTTTTGAAAAATAACCTTCATACTGTTTTAATAAGATAAATGATTTTAAGAAAATATGTAGAAAATGTATGGATTTTAAAGATTGATGACGAGGGAGATTGTTTTGCCTTGTGAGAATCCCCCAGTCCTCTCTGTACTGTAGTCTCTATCATTGGTGTACAGTAGTTCTGTATAATACTATTACTCTGTAGTTCAAATTCTTGGCTGTTTTTCAAAATTAGTTTGATATGGGTATTGTAAGCGGAGATCTTGTTAATGGAATTAGATTATTGGAATTAGATTATTTGTTTGCTATTCCATCCCAGTTTTTGTCCTTCATGTGCCCATAGTAAAGTCATGGTTGTGCTGTACCTGAATTTGTCCAAACATTTCTCTCTGTAGCTTCTGTCAAGTGTCTCTTAACTGTTGCGTCTGCAGCCGGAAAACCCATTGTATTCCATGCACTATGATTGTATTGTAATTTGAATGTAACAAGAAACCGCAATAAAGCCTCCATTTGACCAAAATAATTCTAAAGCCCTTTTGAAAGTCATTTCTTTTACCAACATCAAATTATGTACGACCATAGTGTTGTGGTGCTGTGTCATGGCGTTTGGTGGAGTGCAGACCTGAGTCAAATACTGTACTCTCAGATACTTTAGGTGCTTTCATAGTCCAAGCAAATTATTACACTTATTTTTACTTGACCCAGGTCTGCTTTAGTATGTCTGAATTCACACACCTGTTTCCTGTCGCACATAAAGATCCccaagtaggtgtgtgtgtgtgtgtgtgtgcagctgtaaTCCTCCTTGTGCCCTGATTAACCTGAGAGTGAGGGGCACTTTGCAGCCTGTTTGTGTGGAAGTATGTGCTGGCATTAGCCCAACTCTCCCTGCTAAACCCCTCTAGTCACCTGTacccttaatgtgtgtgtgtgtgtgcgtgaactgtgtgtgtatgtgtgcctgagctgttgtgtatgtatataatgtgtgtgtgtggacacgtgtgtgtgtgtgtgtgtgtgtgtgtgcgctggcaGGGATGACCGTGAGCGCCATAAAGGAcggctcggccatcctggtgcGCAGCGTGGTCCACGGAGGCTCCATCAGCCAGGACggcaggctgggggtgggggacagCATCCTGGCCCTCAACGGGGAGGCCACCACCTGCCTCACCAACGCCAAGGCCAGGGCCATGCTCCGCCAGCACTCTGTCATAGGGCCCGACATGAGGTGAGGAGGACACGCACACGTCAGCAAATCAAACCCACCATCACACTAACTCCAGGCTGACAGTCCCTCTATCCAACCCTTATCTTTCTGTCAGCTTGAAAAGTGTATCTTTCTGTCACATAAAAAAGAACTCCTTGTCGGACCGCTTGTTTCCAGTAGAGCAATCCTTGTCTGACAGGTTAGTCGTAGGAAATAGAACTTGACCTCCAAAGATCCCTGTAAAAGGTGCGTTGTGGAACGACCCAAAGTTTCCGTCTGAGGGACAAACGTTGTAGCACTCTTGTTTTTCCTGGATAGTATTCAGCTGGACCAGACCGTTTCTTATGAACCAGGTGCTTCTTTTTAGATCTTCTCCACCAGCTGTTGGTGATGAGGGTTGCAGTTATGAGTGAGTACGGTTTTTATGTGGCCACATGGACACCGACTTCCAACTGGCCTGCACCAGCGGTGTCACCGTCTGCATGACTCACCTCTGTGCATGGCTCTGTCAACATTGTTTGACGTCACTGGAATTCatcctttatttttattttactgtGTGTTAACGAGCCATGGCTGTTATTTACTTTGATGGACACATGCACACTAGATCTTCTATCTTTATACAACCTtgggggggggaaaaaatcTTTCTCTTGATAGAAAACATGCATGAGAGATTTATACCTGGGATTTACACCTCGGGTGTGGTTCTGACTAATAGTGTTTTTAAGCTCTCTCACAcgcctcttcacctctctctcacacacacacacacagcacgcacacacggcacacacagtCAGTGGATAGAATAACTCAGAGATGGGCTGAGGCATTGTTTTGGCAGCATAAAAGAAAGACAAGTCCACTCTGCACGTTAAGTGGTTGTCAGAAGGAACTCAAACCTGCCCTCCGTGATCTCTGTGAGGCCATGCTGTAGCACATCCCaacacagctctctctgtctctctgtctttgtctctctctctcatatactcCTCTCACTCCATTTTCATGTCCCTTAATCCTTGTTTCGCTTGTTTTTCCTccatttctcttgctctcttttatTCACTCACTGGATCACTTactctttccttcctttcccGCCATCCtaactctctcctgctccacctctttccctgcctcccccttcctgtccctgtctcctccctctctctccagtgtgacGTATGTCCCAGCTTCTCAGGTGGAGGAGCACCGAGCCCGTCTGGCTCAGGCCCCCCTGGCAGCCGTCACAGTGGATGGGCCAtcacactcacccatcccccccacaccctctcctgaACCAGCCTGGGCCCCAACACCACACCCAGGACCAGGACTCGCAGCAAGACCACACCCAGGACCAGACACTGGACCAGGACTCGCAGCAAGACCATGCCCAGGACCAGACACTGGACCAGGACTCGCTCCAAGACCACACCCAGGACCAGACACTGGACCAGGACTCGCACCGAAACCACGCCCAGGATCAACACCAacaccaggaccagcaccagaAATATCCTCAACTCCAGCCTCCAACACAAGGTAGAGAGGGGTGGTATTTAAACGTATTCAAACTGTATCTGAGCCTAAACCTTTAGACTCAGTAGGGTTGTTGTTggacgtgttttggatgcaACAAGCAGTTCCTGCAGTCCTCTGTGGCTGGTCCTTAAACCCTTATTCTGCTTCTCACCCTGAAGCCTCTGGTGCTGGGTTATTTTTAGCCATCCGTCGATTTCAGTGCTGACTGTCAGTGAAAATGAATActctcgtcccccccccccctctctctctcctgctctctttctctccctctctctttttttcttctttttcctccTAACCCATTTGTTACACCTCCTCTAGGCCCATCCCCCTCTAGCTTCCTGCTGGGTATATATACTGTACCACCATCAGTCACTATAGACTTATTACCTCCACTGCATGGTGGACTAAACGTATtcatgagaaacacacacacacacacacacacaaacaaacacatacaccagCCACCACAGTGTGACATCCCCAGCACAAATGTGTAgtgtttatttcattttttttccgCTGGGACTTTTTTCTTCTTAGAAACACTGAAGTTTGGGCCACATCCTCCCTCTACAGGATTAGAATTATGCCTTTGTCCTTCTGTCAGCTTGACTCAGCCCCTGACTAAGAGAGTGGGAACAGTCCATTGAAGCTGACCCAGTCACATCTTTCACACCCTTCCATAATGGGGGAAATATACttattttttcttctaaatTCCGTGATTGGATGCGTGAAAGCTTTTCTGACATTACGTCGCAGCACTATAGCATCGCTCACCAGCGATACGACAGAGTCATATTTTGGGGGGTTGCACGCTGATATCCAGCAACTGCTGCGCTTTGAAGTCCTAACGATTCTCCATCTTCCGCCATCCTCCCGCCACAGGGGCCGCTTCCCCAAGCCTCAgccccaggaggagaggagaggagatggagagagcacgGAGGTGAAGAGACGGGACAAGGGGGGAGCGCAGGTCAAGGCCAAGGCGgtcgaagggagagagggaggaagaggagaggaggagggggaggaggcgcaGTGCCCCACCATCTTGTCCTGGAGCGAGCCTCGAAGGTCAGGGAGCCTGTCTCACATTAATCATGTCCGCGTCATTAAAAACCCATTCAGGTGGATGACAAAATCATCCGTCAAGAATATATTTTTCGGTgatgacagacaggtagattGTCTAGTCTAGTACATCCACAGTCTTGAAAGTACTCTgctatgttgtgtttgtttgtgttcatcAGTCAAACCGGGTGACCTTTTGACAGACATTGGGTGCGTTTGttttcccccccctccagggtgCAGCTGAGGCGTGGGGTGCCAGGCCAGTGTCTGGGCATCGGTATCATGGGGGGTAAGGGGATCGGCAGCAGACTGAGCAGCGGGGAGATGATGAGGGGCATCCTCATCAAACACATCACCCCTGACAGCCCCGCCGGGCTCAACGGCACCCTCAAGACTGGGGACAGGATCCTGGAGgtaaaggggggaggggtggaggcagagagagtgtgtgtgtgcgtgtgtatctgcATGCGTGTAGAATATTTGAGCTTGCTTTTTTGGGGTgaattgttgttgtgtgtgtgtgtgtgtgtgtgtgaccccctcAGGTAGGTGACGTGGACCTGAGAGACGCCAGTCATGAGCAGGCAGTGGAGGCCATCCGCAGAGCTGGAGACTCTGTGGTCTTCCTGGTGCAGACCGGCCACCACAAACCTCAGGTCAGTCCCACTGTctagtacgcacacacacacacacacacatgctgacgcATGTGTACACTCGGATGCACCCGCGCTCTGACTCATGGCTGAAAAAGACGgcgacacacgctcacacacactttgcacctccccatccccacccctctctctcccaacagTCTCCTGTGCTCTCTAACCACGAGAGGCTCGCTACTCACACCAGCTCTCACAACAACAAGGTGGGCTGCTCCTCCCTCATGCTCACCTTCTCTGCTGCATGGCGGTCATGTTTAAGTCATGCTAGATCTATACTACCATAGATAGACACCTCACCCAGTAACGTCTCTTTCCAAACAATATTCCGCATATCGTGTATGTTTTTTGATGTTCAATTGTGTATCCTGCGTATTGTGTCGGTGTGAGAATCTAGATGGTGGAATATTGTTTATTTCTAGGAGAGGTCGTTTTTCTGTTTGCTCCCGTGTCTGTTCGTGCCTGAGTGTCTTGTgtcctgtgtctccctcccaccACCTGGACTAGGAACCAGAGACTCACTGTGGCCTGTTCCTTAGTCTCTCCCCCACCAACCCCTTCACTCCCACCCCCTTTAAGGTTCGTACACACTtgcacgcctgtgtgtgtgtgtgtgtgatggtctcTGTGAGGGTGTGTTAAATTGCTTcgtttttattatccagtttatAGCCTTCCCTACATCTTAGATTCCTTCTCTGCTAGCACACTGAGCTAGCTTTGGGGTGTGTTCAGTCAATGCCTGGAGGGCCCCTGAGGCATCTAACTCTGCCTGTTCAATAATAAAAGACTGTTCCTCCCCTGATACCCCAGCCAACAGCCAATAGGACAGCCAAGAAAAGccccacaacagctgctccaccaaTGGCAGGGGACGACACAGAGGACGAGTTTGGCTACAGTTGGAGTATGTTGTCACGTTGTGTGATGTTGACCACGGCCCGTCACACGCGCATGAGCAACatcgccaccacacacacctgctcaccgcCACACATCGTTcagtcacttagcagacgctttagTCCAACAGCAACATAGCCACAGTTGTCCAGAGAGGGCGAACCGACTGTAAATCCCATTCCACTTCCATCCAGGCAAAgttacaaacactctctctctcacacacacacacacacacaccctaaccctttgCACCCCGCCCCCTTCAGAGAAGATGATGCAGAGGTATGGCAGCCTGCCAGGGGAGCTTCACATGatggagctggagagggggcggggcgaGGCCCGGGGCCTGGGCGAGGCCCGGGGCCTGGGGCTGCACCTGACAGGGAACCGGGACAGCTCCCGCGCCCGCATGAGCGTCTACGTGGCCGGGCTGGACCCCCAGGGGCCGGCGGGCGCCGACGGGCGCCTACGGGTGGGCGACGAGATCCTAGaggtgagatgggaggagagagggggaggggagcaggaaggagagaggtggggaggggacaggtggaggaaggaaaaaaagaaaacacaaaacacaaaaagaacTTTCTGCACTTCTTCGTTGGTTCACGGTTAAGTGACAGTACGGCAATTCTTATCCCTATCTGGTGTAGATTAACGGTCAGATCCTGTATGGACGAAGCTACCAGAACGCCTCCTCCATCATCAACAGTGCTCCATGTAAAGTCAAGATCATCTTCATCAGGTACGCCCACACTGTCTGGTACTAATCATCCAGCTCCTACTGTTCTCTACATGGCTGCTGCAGTTAGGAGGATGTGGATGGAATGGTAAACAATGTGTTTATTTGTCTCGCGGCTGATTGATCAGGAATCCTGCCGCCTTAAACCAGATGGCAGTGGGACCCACGGGAGACTATGTGGACTTGCTGAACTCCGagaccaaggtacacacacacacacacacacacacacacacagacactacacacaaacattaagGTTACTGAAATGTGCAGGCCAGAAAAATCAATTTTATGTTTTGtcattgtttttctctctcccatagACAGATGTGTCTCCTACCTCAGTCAATGTCGGCTTGTTCAGAGACGTCCATGATGTTGTTTTGGCtcaggtactcacacacactcactcactcacacacacacacacacactggctcacacacacaggctatggTTAGCTGAGATTGTATTGTGTTTGTGGTTGAGTTCTAATGTATGTCCCTCACTCTTGGGGAAAGGATCATGTGGGTCTGGGGCTTCTTCTGAGGGAGCAAGAGACCAAGGAAGGAGCCATCGTCAGATCTCTGATACCTCAGAGCACAGCGAGCGTGGTACTGTAGGcccacagtctctctctttctccctctttgtaTATCTTGCTCAgagtcactctctttctcctttgtttctctctctcgtggTCACAGCTACCGTATTTCTTAGATTAAACGCCACCCTCAGTTTAACCGCAGAAAGGCCGCAttaatcaaagaaatacggtactttctctttttctttctttctctctctgtcagtcagtctctcATAATCACTCATTTCCTGTCTatcacaaatgtgtgtgtgtgttgaaatccAAGTCTGAGGCCATCCTGTCACTTGATAGGATGGCAGGATAAGACCAGGTGACAGGATCCTGGCTGTGGACAACGAGCCTGTGGTGGGACTGGCGTTGGATAAGGTGGGAAGCgttcacacactcctcacacaagctcacacacacacaaacacacacacatacatatgtgaataattatttctctgtctctatttctgtcttttttttctctctgcctttttcCTCTAGGTCTCTAGTTTACTACGGAAATCAAAGAGCACAGTCAAGCTCTCAATCAGTTCCTGTCATCAtaaccccctgtcctcctcttcctccaacaaccccctccccctttcctcctcctccaatcagcccctccccctctcctcctcttcctccaacaaccccctccccctctcgtcctccaacaacctcctccccctctcctccgatcaccccctctcctcttcctccaatcaccccctcccactctcctcctcttcttccatcaACCATcccatccccatctcctccacggCTTCGTTGGTGAGAAAATCTTCTGCTGGGCGATCTGATTGGCCCGTGGCTGACTCAGCAACCCCTGACCTCCTGAGCTGTCCAATCATACCAGGGTGTGAGACCACCATAGAGATCTGTAAGGGGAATATTGGACTTGGCCTCAGCATCGTAGGTGGCTATGACACACtgctggtaggtgtgtgtgtgtgtgtgtgtgtgtgcttacatgcTAAAAAAAGAAGTCTTTGCTAAAAATCTTTGACAATATTTTCACACACTGTAAGCACTTCACTGTtttgtccaccagggggcagtaatTATCCATGAAGTGAATGCTGGGGGGGCAGCTCAGAGGGATGGGAGACTGTGGGCTGGAGACCAGATCCAAGAGGTatagtccaacacacacatgcgcacacactcaaataaaAACTCATATCCAGTTAATCCTATAGTTTTGACAGCAGATCCTACCCTGGTTCATAACATCACACAGTATCAGGCCAAACTATATCTGTTCAGAACTGCTCAACTCCCTCTTtctaccaccctccctccctcacctccacctctcccgccGCCCCGCCCGTCCTCCCAGGTGAACGGCATGGACCTGCGGCAGGCCTCCCACGAGGAGGCCATCGCCGTGCTGCGTCTGACCCCCCAGCGCCTGCGCCTCATCGTGTTCAGGCACCAGGAGGCCTACCAGGAGGAGGACCTGTGGGACGTTTTCTCCCTGGAGCTCCAACCCCGACGGGGACAGGGCCTGGGCCTCGCCACCGTGggcaagaggtgagaggaggctggggctggggctctgGCTGGGGctctggctggggctggggctgtggttggggctgaggctgtggcTGGAGTTAGTACAGCTTCGTCAACACATTATGATCCGTGAAATAGGAGCACATTTGTAAGGCCACAGCTTAGCAACACAGGTTTTGTATGGAGCTGCATGTGAAGGTGATCTCTTCAGTGACCCCTCCACGTGTCCGACAGTAATGACACGGGCATCTTCGTTTCGGAGATCGTCCGCGGAGGGCCGGCTGACATGGACGGCAGGCTGTTGCTGGGCGACCAGATCCTTTCAATCAACGGGGAGGACGTGAAAGCGGCGGAGCAGGAACACGTGGGGGTGCTGCTGCaggtttgacacacacacttacacacacacacacacacacacacatacacacaccagatcCCTTGGGTTACGTGGTTCCTTATTGACTCTACGTCACACGTAAAAAAGAAACTCACTTTCTCGAAGAGCCtgttctgacctttgacctttgccTCTTGTGAGACTTCTGACCTCTCCCCTTACTGTGTCTGGGTCCACTCAGAACTGCCAGGGGGTTGTCCAATTAGAGGTGGCTCGCTTCAAACCAGGACTGCACTACTCTCTAGGAAGCCATGTGTCTGTGGTATGCAAACATTTCAACAATGAATCCTGGCAATGTACCTGTACATTTTCCGAGTTCTAATTCAGTAAGAGAGTTTTGTACTTGGAATGATAATGGATGTTTGTTTCCGGGCGGTTGTTCTTCAGAGTGGTGACTCGGACTGTTCCACTCTGACTCCATCCAGCACTGGtgacaccctccccctccagagggCGACAGAGAGCAGAGGTACGCACCCCTACAAGAGACTCAGACAACACGACTTGATGCTTCAAATATTCACAGCAATGTTCTGTTGGTATTGTTTTCTTCAAATATAGAAATATGATTTATGACAACTGATACTGTCTTGATGCTGATTGTGCTCCCTTCTCAGGGTTTGAAGGTCGTCAGCCCAGGACAGTGGTCATCCACAAGGTGGGACAGCAGCTTCTGAAGGAATTCACACATTTGTCAGATGATGGCTGTAGTACAGGGTAGTGGCAGCAGATgctatagacagacagacaggtactttTGGGGAAAACACAAATTATACTCCAGTTATACTGTACAGCAGTGGTGTATCAAAACAATACAGTGAAGCTGGTGAAGTATTTACAGTGATCATTATGCAGGGAACAGATTTTCCATTTTCCTGGAGGCATGAGGAAAGAGGTTCCCCCCTCCTATGTTAAGTGTCAACTAGACATCAGTCTTTGCTGTGGTTCCCACCCTGTATATAACTCTGACGTCACTGTAGTGCTTTATAAATGGccagactgtaatatacagggggaaccactttcctcaggcctccagggaaatctgttccccctgtgttctcagtgtgaaagacagagagaagcctaaagcagagtacaatagagtacagtacagtttaggAGAGTCCTGAATGAGacaattttatatatatatataaactttttcaaaacttttttttcaaaacttttaatTTCACAAAACGTTTTTAGTTTCACAAAACTTTTTTAGTTtcacaaaacttttttcaaacatttagaaacttttttttcaaaactttttacaaacctttagaaatgtatttactacagccacaccaaTAATTGTGTCAGCcccaccatgaaacaagcaagaaaaTAGTGTGTTCTATTTTGTATGTATTCATATTGAAATTCAGACATTGTTTTGAGCCCACGACTGTATGGATTACTTACTGTTGCAAATAACCTAGACCCAtgggacaggtcaagttcaATTTGGGTCAGTTAATTTTGCACTTTGGGACAGTGGGGGAAAAAAGTGAGTTGCGAgccctgggtgggggggtgacctgggtgggggtgtgacctgggtgggggtgtgacctgggtggggggtgacctgggtgggggggtgacctgggtgggggtgtgACCTGCAACCTTTTCACTGTGTTCATCCAGAGGCCTGGGGACTCTCTGGGCATCAGTGTGGCAGGTGGGGTGGGCAGTCCCCATGGcgacctccctctcttcattgcTTCCATGGACACCACCGGACTGGCCGCCAGGACGCAGAAACTAcaggtgggggggcagagggggcaccCAATTTGTAATTTCCCTTTGTGCCTGTCAGTGTACACGTATGGTGTGTTCACTTAGACTTTGTGTGGCTTATTGGTGTGTCTGGTGCTGTCAATAGCATTCATCCATCAATCAAATGTAacactttggtgtgtgtgtgtgtgtatagactgGAGACAGGATGGTCAGTATTAATGGGGTGCCCACTGAGGGAATGACTCACGTCCATGCAGGAGCTCTGCTGAAGAACACCTGTGGGACCATCACTTTTCAGGTATCATCCCACACAACATACTCTGTTCCAACCTCGCCCCATAGATGTATCCGTTCCCccatcaca from Osmerus mordax isolate fOsmMor3 chromosome 14, fOsmMor3.pri, whole genome shotgun sequence harbors:
- the si:dkey-92j12.5 gene encoding multiple PDZ domain protein encodes the protein MVTYSPTGGVLLSRQQPCCAVSIPDMQRALEAVERLQAKLKERGEAPTREKLALLKTVLQSPLFHHILTMQQTQLPLGTQVNRITKSASLNSGLCQGMALNLRTLSHSDSYTWAQQNHSPNLTCTSRSLQRGGISGSFSSVTNTYLESQHARDQGELTHSVSEFCTPPRISRTLSMGRNLSAIANERRHVEMIALENDGQGLGFGIVGGRSTGVMVKTILPSGAAGQDKRLRSGDQLLRIGDEDLEGMGSEEVAQVLRNAGTRVKLLIARNIITGTDHSMPTLGLQQETDSEVGEIEEDYEFDVQFTKNSLGLGVTITACQGYLNSVAPGGVMVKSIVKGSTVDQDGRIHIGDRILTVDRVSLQGCSEQKALEVLRKTGSKVHLRLARAPLRLEDLLPPPPLRPALRHAHSCREPPLRRLNQIQETGSVLSLLDIAKRAAYACVKDPPQESRDAVKLTQAEEEDLRRRWQRALGPRYQVVVCQLERFSETSGLGISLEARAGHHYLCSVLPEGPVGQGGKIYTGDKILEVNGIPLVGETHREVVSVLRELPVCVCMVCCRLVPPPPIDSDDEEDFHLSLKELLAEFNDKLDHGCCILPGVAQDYGKRSLPPVSPPLAMWERDAQVVELQKGEEGLGFSILDYQDPEDSAKTVLVIRSLVPGGVADMDGSLLPGDRLMFVNDTDLESASLDHAVQVLKSTSYGTVRIGVAKPLPVMSPLDACGLEPIPERETPPAREENDRPPSAQLAAQPHANTCTSERNSQQHYELKVSREFSSLLYQYHWEEKPQQSYGNMEVANKTQAPPLPRSSFERTITVVRGNRSLGMTVSAIKDGSAILVRSVVHGGSISQDGRLGVGDSILALNGEATTCLTNAKARAMLRQHSVIGPDMSVTYVPASQVEEHRARLAQAPLAAVTPGPQHHTQDQDSQQDHTQDQTLDQDSQQDHAQDQTLDQDSLQDHTQDQTLDQDSHRNHAQDQHQHQDQHQKYPQLQPPTQGREGWGRFPKPQPQEERRGDGESTEVKRRDKGGAQVKAKAVEGREGGRGEEEGEEAQCPTILSWSEPRRVQLRRGVPGQCLGIGIMGGKGIGSRLSSGEMMRGILIKHITPDSPAGLNGTLKTGDRILEVGDVDLRDASHEQAVEAIRRAGDSVVFLVQTGHHKPQSPVLSNHERLATHTSSHNNKEPETHCGLFLSLSPTNPFTPTPFKPTANRTAKKSPTTAAPPMAGDDTEDEFGYSWKKMMQRYGSLPGELHMMELERGRGEARGLGEARGLGLHLTGNRDSSRARMSVYVAGLDPQGPAGADGRLRVGDEILEINGQILYGRSYQNASSIINSAPCKVKIIFIRNPAALNQMAVGPTGDYVDLLNSETKTDVSPTSVNVGLFRDVHDVVLAQDHVGLGLLLREQETKEGAIVRSLIPQSTASVDGRIRPGDRILAVDNEPVVGLALDKVSSLLRKSKSTVKLSISSCHHNPLSSSSSNNPLPLSSSSNQPLPLSSSSSNNPPTASLVRKSSAGRSDWPVADSATPDLLSCPIIPGCETTIEICKGNIGLGLSIVGGYDTLLGAVIIHEVNAGGAAQRDGRLWAGDQIQEVNGMDLRQASHEEAIAVLRLTPQRLRLIVFRHQEAYQEEDLWDVFSLELQPRRGQGLGLATVGKSNDTGIFVSEIVRGGPADMDGRLLLGDQILSINGEDVKAAEQEHVGVLLQRPGDSLGISVAGGVGSPHGDLPLFIASMDTTGLAARTQKLQTGDRMVSINGVPTEGMTHVHAGALLKNTCGTITFQVVSGSGGCGMLDQSEDVTDPSSGLPSGVPACSNSLCARVYKTITLDRGSSGLGFSIVGGFGSPHGDLPIYVKTVFGKGAALEDGRLKGGDQIIAVNGHCLEGVSHAEAVDILKRTKGTVVLTVLS